A single region of the Changchengzhania lutea genome encodes:
- a CDS encoding alpha-ketoacid dehydrogenase subunit alpha/beta codes for MQVIPDLKSKVSFEDFKKEVLSDYQLAVRSRECSLLGRREVLTGKAKFGIFGDGKEVPQLAMAKAFKKGDFRSGYYRDQTFMMAIGALTMEQFFAGLYANINLDQEPMSAGRQMGGHFTTHSLDDSGNWKDLTKQYNSSADISPTAGQMPRLLGLAQASKIYRNVKGIDATNFSENGNEVAWGTIGNASTSEGLFFETINAAGVLQVPMVVSVWDDEYGISVHARHQTTKENISEILKGFQRDDQNKGYEILRVKGWDYANLIETYQEASAIAREEHVPVLIHVSELTQPQGHSTSGSHERYKDRARLEWESENDCNLKMREWIIESNIATNEDLTGFERTIKREVREAKKNAWIKFLKPIQREQQELIALLENVAQSSINKVFIAKIKTDIEKIDEPTRRDLLSNARKVLRYTLGEDSKEKDQLSDWITNIFKNVQPHFSSHLYSQTSKSSTLIKEVKPTYDNDAAQVDGRIILRDNFDAIFNNYPEALIFGEDTGNIGDVNQGLEGLQEKYGELRVADTGIREATIAGQGIGMAMRGLRPIAEIQYLDYILYALQIISDDLATLHYRTKGKQKAPLILRTRGHRLEGIWHSGSQMGGVLNLVRGVNVLVPRNMIKAAGFYNTLLLGDDPAIVVECLNGYRLKEKMPNNLSAIKTPIGVVETVKEGTDITLVSYGSTLRIIQEVAMELLAVGIDAEVIDVQSLLPFDINHDIVKSVAKTNRLMVIDEDVPGGASAYILNEILNTQNGYQYLDGQPKTLTAKAHRPAYGNDGDYFSKPSAEDIFEAVYGVMHELSPIDFPKLR; via the coding sequence ATGCAAGTAATTCCAGATTTGAAAAGCAAAGTGTCATTTGAAGATTTCAAGAAAGAAGTCTTAAGTGATTATCAACTTGCAGTAAGAAGTCGCGAGTGTAGCCTATTGGGTCGACGTGAGGTTCTTACAGGTAAGGCAAAGTTTGGAATTTTTGGAGATGGCAAAGAAGTGCCGCAACTCGCTATGGCAAAAGCCTTTAAAAAAGGTGATTTCCGTTCAGGATATTATCGTGATCAAACCTTTATGATGGCCATTGGAGCACTTACTATGGAACAGTTCTTTGCTGGTTTATATGCCAATATCAATTTAGATCAAGAACCTATGTCTGCTGGTCGTCAAATGGGCGGACATTTTACAACGCATAGTTTAGATGATAGTGGTAACTGGAAAGATCTCACAAAGCAATATAACTCTAGTGCAGACATATCCCCTACTGCGGGACAAATGCCGAGGTTATTAGGTTTGGCACAAGCTTCAAAAATTTATAGAAACGTTAAAGGCATTGATGCTACTAATTTTTCAGAAAATGGTAATGAAGTCGCATGGGGAACTATTGGAAATGCCAGTACAAGTGAAGGACTATTTTTTGAGACCATAAATGCTGCGGGTGTTTTACAGGTGCCTATGGTGGTTAGTGTCTGGGATGACGAATATGGCATATCGGTGCACGCTAGACATCAAACTACAAAAGAAAACATATCAGAAATCCTAAAAGGTTTCCAAAGAGACGACCAGAATAAAGGTTACGAAATTCTACGCGTAAAAGGCTGGGATTACGCCAATTTAATTGAAACCTATCAGGAAGCTTCTGCCATAGCCAGAGAAGAACATGTACCTGTACTTATTCACGTATCAGAATTAACACAGCCTCAAGGCCACTCGACATCAGGTTCTCATGAGCGTTATAAAGATAGAGCGCGTCTAGAGTGGGAAAGTGAAAACGATTGTAATTTAAAAATGCGTGAGTGGATCATTGAAAGCAATATTGCCACAAATGAAGATTTAACTGGTTTTGAAAGAACTATAAAGCGTGAAGTTAGAGAAGCTAAAAAAAATGCTTGGATAAAATTTCTAAAACCCATTCAACGCGAACAGCAAGAACTTATAGCCTTATTGGAAAATGTAGCGCAGTCTAGCATTAACAAAGTGTTTATTGCAAAAATAAAGACTGATATCGAAAAAATTGACGAACCAACGCGACGTGATTTATTATCAAATGCTAGAAAAGTTTTAAGATATACTTTAGGTGAAGATTCCAAAGAGAAGGATCAGCTAAGTGACTGGATTACTAACATTTTTAAAAATGTACAACCCCATTTTAGCTCACACCTCTATTCACAAACAAGTAAATCGAGCACCTTAATTAAAGAAGTGAAACCTACCTACGATAATGATGCCGCTCAAGTAGACGGTCGCATTATTTTGCGTGATAATTTTGATGCCATTTTCAATAATTATCCAGAAGCCCTAATTTTTGGAGAAGACACCGGTAATATTGGTGATGTTAATCAAGGCTTAGAAGGTTTACAAGAAAAATACGGAGAATTACGTGTAGCGGACACAGGAATTCGTGAGGCCACTATTGCTGGCCAAGGTATTGGAATGGCGATGCGTGGTCTACGCCCCATTGCCGAAATTCAATATTTGGATTATATACTTTACGCCTTGCAGATTATTAGTGATGATTTGGCTACGCTTCATTATAGAACCAAAGGGAAACAAAAAGCACCGCTTATTCTTAGAACTCGCGGGCACAGATTAGAAGGTATTTGGCACTCTGGATCTCAAATGGGAGGTGTTTTAAACTTGGTAAGAGGTGTAAACGTTTTAGTTCCTAGAAATATGATCAAAGCGGCAGGTTTTTACAACACGCTTTTATTAGGTGATGATCCAGCTATAGTTGTAGAATGTCTTAATGGCTATAGATTGAAGGAAAAAATGCCTAATAATCTAAGTGCTATCAAAACACCTATTGGTGTTGTTGAAACGGTGAAGGAAGGTACAGACATCACTTTGGTATCCTATGGTTCTACCTTAAGAATAATACAAGAGGTGGCTATGGAATTATTAGCTGTTGGCATTGATGCAGAAGTTATAGATGTACAGTCATTATTACCTTTTGATATTAATCATGATATTGTTAAAAGCGTCGCAAAAACGAATCGCTTAATGGTTATTGATGAAGATGTGCCAGGAGGTGCTTCTGCATACATATTAAATGAGATTCTAAATACGCAAAATGGATACCAGTATTTAGATGGACAACCTAAAACATTAACTGCAAAAGCTCACAGACCGGCATATGGGAACGATGGTGATTATTTCTCAAAACCTTCGGCTGAAGATATTTTTGAGGCTGTTTACGGTGTGATGCACGAATTGAGTCCTATTGATTTTCCAAAGCTGAGATAA
- the uvrA gene encoding excinuclease ABC subunit UvrA: MSQFEDFIEVKGARVHNLKNIDVSIPREKLVVITGLSGSGKSSLAFDTIYAEGQRRYIETFSSYARQFLGGLERPDVDKIDGLSPVIAIEQKTTSKSPRSTVGTITEIYDFMRLLFARASDAYSYNTGDKMVSYSDEQIKALIKTDFKGKRINILAPVVRSRKGHYRELFEQIAKQGFVKVRTDGDIRDLVKGMKLDRYKTHDIEIVIDRLVIDHTDDNDKRLTESINTAMYHGEDVLLVIDQDTSETRYFSRSLMCPTSGISYPNPEPNNFSFNSPKGACANCNGIGELYQVNENKIVPDSTLSIKTGALAPHGPEKNSWIFKQFETIAQRFDFKLSDAYKDIPEEAKHMILYGGNEKFSVESKTLGVTRDYKIDFEGVANFIENQYKTADSTSLKRWAKAYMDKITCPVCEGSRLKKESLYFKINNKNIAELASADIIELSAWFNALHEHLSDKQFKIAEEVIKEIKSRLQFLLDVGLDYLSISRSSKSLSGGEAQRIRLATQIGSQLVGVLYILDEPSIGLHQRDNEKLINSLLALRDIGNSVIVVEHDKDMIERADYVIDIGPKAGKYGGEIISIGTPEELKEHDTLTADYLNGNKAIEIPEKRRKGNGKKLILKGCTGNNLKNVSVEFPLGKMIGVTGVSGSGKSTLINETLYPILNAYYFNGVKIPMPYKSIKGLDHIDKVIDINQSPIGRTPRSNPVTYTGTFSEIRALYAKIPEAMIRGYKAGRFSFNVKGGRCETCRGGGLRVIEMNFLPDVYVECETCQGKRFNRETLEIRYKGKSISDVLNMTINEAVSFFEHIPKIFNKLKTIKDVGLGYITLGQQSTTLSGGEAQRIKLATELSKRDTGNTFYILDEPTTGLHFEDIRVLMLVLNKLVNKGNTVVIIEHNLDVIKTVDHIIDIGYEGGKGGGEVIVVGTPEQVLKHQGSYTAKYLRKEFD; the protein is encoded by the coding sequence ATGAGTCAATTTGAGGATTTTATTGAAGTAAAAGGTGCCCGTGTTCACAATTTAAAAAACATTGATGTATCCATTCCGCGTGAGAAACTTGTCGTTATTACGGGACTCTCTGGCAGTGGAAAGTCTTCTTTGGCATTTGATACCATTTATGCCGAAGGGCAACGTCGTTATATTGAAACTTTTTCTTCTTACGCCAGACAATTTCTAGGAGGTCTAGAGCGACCGGATGTTGATAAGATTGACGGACTATCTCCTGTTATTGCCATAGAGCAAAAAACAACGAGCAAATCGCCACGTTCTACCGTTGGCACGATTACCGAAATTTACGATTTCATGCGTTTGCTATTTGCCCGTGCCAGTGATGCCTATAGTTACAACACAGGTGATAAAATGGTAAGTTATAGTGATGAGCAAATCAAAGCACTTATCAAAACTGATTTTAAAGGAAAACGCATCAATATCCTAGCGCCTGTAGTACGATCCCGAAAAGGGCACTACCGTGAATTATTCGAACAAATTGCAAAACAGGGCTTTGTAAAAGTACGTACCGATGGAGATATTAGAGACCTTGTAAAAGGCATGAAATTAGACCGGTACAAAACACATGATATAGAAATTGTTATAGACAGACTAGTTATAGATCATACCGATGATAATGATAAAAGGCTAACAGAATCCATAAACACAGCCATGTACCATGGTGAGGATGTGCTTTTAGTAATAGATCAAGATACCAGTGAAACCCGGTATTTTAGTAGAAGTTTAATGTGTCCTACTTCAGGAATTTCATATCCCAATCCAGAACCAAACAATTTCTCATTCAATTCACCAAAAGGCGCCTGCGCTAATTGTAATGGTATTGGGGAATTGTATCAGGTCAATGAAAATAAAATTGTCCCAGATAGTACGCTGTCCATTAAAACCGGAGCACTAGCGCCTCACGGTCCAGAAAAAAATAGTTGGATTTTTAAGCAGTTTGAAACCATTGCGCAACGCTTCGATTTTAAATTATCTGATGCATACAAGGATATTCCCGAAGAAGCTAAACACATGATTCTATATGGTGGCAACGAGAAGTTTTCTGTTGAAAGTAAAACTTTAGGGGTTACCCGAGATTATAAAATCGATTTTGAGGGTGTTGCCAATTTTATAGAAAATCAATATAAAACGGCAGATTCAACATCGTTGAAACGTTGGGCCAAAGCCTATATGGATAAAATTACTTGTCCTGTTTGTGAAGGCTCAAGATTAAAAAAAGAATCGCTGTATTTCAAAATAAACAATAAAAATATTGCTGAACTCGCTTCAGCGGATATTATAGAATTATCGGCGTGGTTTAATGCCTTGCACGAACACTTATCTGATAAACAATTCAAAATTGCAGAAGAAGTCATTAAGGAAATCAAATCGAGGTTGCAGTTCTTGCTGGATGTTGGTTTGGATTATTTGTCAATCAGTAGAAGTTCAAAATCCTTATCTGGCGGTGAAGCACAACGTATCCGTCTGGCCACTCAAATTGGTTCACAATTGGTTGGGGTGCTCTATATTTTAGATGAACCGAGTATCGGTTTGCATCAACGGGACAACGAAAAACTTATTAACTCCTTATTGGCATTGCGTGACATAGGAAATTCTGTCATTGTGGTCGAGCATGATAAAGACATGATTGAACGTGCAGATTATGTGATTGACATTGGCCCTAAAGCAGGTAAATATGGTGGTGAAATTATTAGTATTGGCACACCCGAAGAGTTAAAAGAACACGATACCTTAACCGCAGATTATTTAAACGGAAATAAAGCCATTGAAATCCCTGAAAAACGCAGAAAAGGAAATGGCAAAAAATTAATTCTAAAAGGCTGTACTGGGAACAACTTAAAAAATGTTTCGGTGGAATTTCCTTTGGGTAAAATGATTGGTGTTACAGGGGTATCCGGTAGCGGTAAATCGACCTTAATCAACGAAACCCTCTACCCTATTTTAAATGCTTATTATTTTAATGGTGTTAAAATACCTATGCCTTATAAAAGCATTAAAGGCTTAGATCACATTGATAAGGTCATTGATATTAACCAATCGCCTATTGGGAGAACACCTAGAAGTAACCCGGTGACATATACAGGCACGTTTAGCGAAATTAGAGCCTTGTATGCCAAAATACCTGAAGCCATGATACGCGGTTACAAAGCCGGTCGCTTTAGTTTTAATGTTAAAGGTGGGCGTTGTGAAACCTGCAGAGGTGGCGGTCTTCGAGTCATCGAAATGAATTTCCTTCCAGATGTCTATGTAGAGTGTGAAACCTGCCAAGGTAAACGCTTTAATAGAGAAACTTTAGAAATTCGTTATAAAGGAAAATCAATTAGTGATGTCCTAAACATGACTATTAATGAGGCCGTAAGCTTCTTTGAGCATATTCCAAAAATATTCAACAAACTAAAAACCATAAAAGACGTTGGTTTAGGGTATATAACCTTAGGGCAACAAAGTACGACGCTCTCTGGTGGTGAAGCCCAACGTATTAAATTGGCTACGGAGTTAAGTAAACGTGATACTGGGAATACTTTTTATATTCTAGATGAACCTACAACCGGTTTGCATTTTGAGGACATTAGGGTGCTCATGCTTGTTCTAAATAAGCTTGTAAATAAAGGAAATACGGTGGTTATTATAGAACATAATTTAGATGTTATTAAAACCGTAGATCATATAATCGATATCGGTTACGAGGGAGGCAAAGGCGGTGGCGAAGTTATTGTTGTGGGTACTCCAGAACAAGTGCTAAAACACCAAGGAAGCTATACTGCCAAGTATCTTCGAAAAGAATTTGATTAA
- a CDS encoding lmo0937 family membrane protein, with protein sequence MKSILWLVAVICIIVWLLGLLGIIPGIGTGGLIHILLVIAIIVILYNIISGRKVL encoded by the coding sequence ATGAAAAGTATTCTTTGGCTTGTTGCCGTAATTTGTATTATCGTTTGGTTGCTAGGTTTGCTTGGTATTATACCAGGTATAGGAACTGGCGGTTTAATTCATATTCTTTTAGTTATCGCAATTATCGTGATACTATACAATATTATTAGCGGGCGCAAGGTCCTGTAG
- a CDS encoding LOG family protein: protein MRKEQHHKGWNEIKTNDSWAIFKIMGEFVNGYEKLSKIGPCVSIFGSARTKPDNEYYQLAEKIARRIVESGYGVITGGGPGIMEAGNKGAHLGGGTSVGLNIELPFEQHDNPYIDHDKSLDFDYFFVRKVMFVKYSQGFVVMPGGFGTLDELFEAITLIQTHKIEKFPIILVGTHFWKDLMGWVKKTLLDTFENISTKDLDLIHLVDTEDEVIHILDAFYGDSDLSPNF from the coding sequence ATGAGAAAAGAACAACACCATAAAGGTTGGAATGAAATTAAAACGAATGACTCTTGGGCCATTTTCAAAATCATGGGTGAATTTGTAAACGGATACGAAAAACTTAGTAAAATTGGGCCTTGTGTTTCTATATTTGGCTCTGCTAGAACAAAGCCTGACAATGAGTATTATCAATTAGCTGAAAAAATAGCGCGACGTATTGTAGAATCTGGCTATGGTGTTATTACAGGCGGAGGGCCTGGGATAATGGAAGCTGGAAACAAAGGCGCACATCTTGGTGGTGGAACCTCGGTAGGTTTAAATATTGAATTGCCTTTCGAGCAACACGACAACCCTTATATAGACCATGACAAGAGCTTGGATTTTGATTATTTTTTTGTTAGAAAAGTGATGTTTGTGAAATACTCTCAAGGCTTTGTGGTCATGCCTGGAGGTTTTGGAACGCTGGACGAATTGTTTGAAGCCATAACACTCATCCAAACCCATAAAATTGAAAAATTCCCAATTATTTTAGTGGGTACTCATTTCTGGAAAGATCTCATGGGATGGGTGAAAAAGACACTTTTAGACACTTTTGAAAATATAAGTACAAAAGATTTAGACCTTATCCATTTGGTAGATACCGAAGATGAGGTCATTCATATTCTTGATGCTTTTTATGGCGATTCAGATTTAAGTCCAAATTTCTAA
- a CDS encoding gluzincin family metallopeptidase → MKLPYISLVISLFACFISFSQNKIDLKASFDIAQRQISISQNIQYQNTSKDELKTIYLNDWNNSYSTKKTPLAIRIADEYNNDFHLAKNEERGYSVITSMKQNGRDLTFEQVKNQIDVIKVELNKPLKPGEFYNIDLSYLVHIPSDKFTNYGISKTGEVNLRYWYITPAVYDGEWQYFSNKALDDLYIPPAQLKLEIEYPLDYLLTSELNISKITQLHESQIVTLEGENRINNKLFLNKIPKFNTIQTGDFSLISSIDDEGLELIDKVLITEKVINFINENFGDYPHKKLVLSDIDYNKDPMYGLNFLPSFIKPYPNHFQYELKLLKIALHNYLENTLFINPRKEQWLIDGIQIFYLMNYVDEHYPNMKFLGSIASFWGVRSFHAADMDFNDKYVLAFMLMARTNRDQVLTMQKDSLLKFNKNIANKYKAGVGLKYLDDFINSQVLETSIESFLAENKLKQTSVKDFETYLKTQTDKDIDWFFEDYLTTRKKIDFKIKRVHKTEDSITLTIKNKRDNSMPVSLYTLHNDSVISKRWIENITNTKTITIPRDSANKLVLNYNKVIPEVNIRDNWKSLKGFFFNNKPLQLRLFKDIEDPYYNQVFFMPTAEFNNIYDGFTLGVRAYNKTVLRKLFNYKIEPQYSFKSKSLTGSASATMTHYLDSGLYSINYGLGAGYTSYAEGLFVRQLTPTLALQFREKDDFRSNKRKSLVLRYIDIQRDEDVNNIINSTEPNYSVFNLRYIHSNDNLINFKKWYTDFQIAKTFSKASFNYEYRRLFESNRQLNLRFFAGTFIKNNNEAGSDYFSFALDRPTDYLFDYNYLGRSEASGIFSQQYIDAEGGFKSKLETPFANQWITTFNASTTLWRYILAYGDIGLVKNRFNSPKFVYDSGIRVDLVTDYFEIYFPLYSNLGWEMGLPHYDERIRFKFTLDPQSLLGLFRRRWF, encoded by the coding sequence TTGAAATTACCCTACATAAGTTTAGTGATCTCTTTATTTGCCTGCTTCATAAGCTTTAGTCAAAATAAAATTGACCTTAAGGCATCTTTTGATATAGCGCAAAGGCAAATTTCAATCTCCCAAAACATCCAATATCAAAACACTTCAAAAGATGAATTAAAAACTATTTATCTCAACGATTGGAATAATAGTTATTCAACAAAAAAAACACCGCTAGCGATACGGATAGCTGATGAATATAATAATGATTTTCATTTGGCAAAAAATGAAGAGCGCGGGTATTCAGTAATAACTTCAATGAAACAGAATGGTCGAGATTTAACTTTTGAACAAGTTAAAAATCAAATTGACGTTATTAAAGTTGAATTGAACAAACCGCTTAAGCCTGGGGAGTTTTACAATATTGATTTGTCTTATTTAGTTCACATACCTAGTGATAAATTCACCAATTATGGTATTTCCAAAACTGGGGAAGTCAACTTAAGATACTGGTACATCACCCCTGCCGTTTATGATGGTGAGTGGCAATATTTTAGCAATAAAGCTTTAGATGATCTATACATCCCTCCTGCCCAGCTCAAACTGGAAATTGAGTATCCTCTAGACTATTTACTAACTTCAGAACTTAATATAAGTAAAATAACACAATTACATGAAAGTCAAATTGTTACCCTTGAAGGAGAAAATAGAATTAACAACAAACTCTTTCTTAATAAAATACCAAAATTCAACACGATTCAAACTGGTGACTTTTCATTAATTTCAAGTATAGACGATGAAGGTTTGGAGCTTATTGATAAAGTGTTAATCACTGAGAAAGTTATCAATTTCATTAACGAGAATTTTGGAGATTACCCGCATAAAAAACTGGTGTTAAGTGATATAGATTATAATAAAGATCCTATGTACGGACTAAACTTTTTACCAAGTTTCATAAAACCTTACCCAAATCATTTTCAGTATGAATTAAAACTTTTAAAAATTGCACTTCACAATTATTTAGAGAATACGCTATTTATTAACCCCAGAAAGGAACAATGGCTAATAGATGGCATTCAAATTTTTTATCTCATGAATTATGTTGATGAGCACTATCCAAACATGAAGTTTCTTGGCTCTATAGCGAGTTTTTGGGGCGTACGGTCTTTTCATGCCGCAGACATGGATTTTAATGATAAATATGTGTTAGCGTTTATGCTCATGGCACGAACCAACAGAGATCAGGTGTTGACCATGCAAAAAGATTCTCTATTAAAGTTTAATAAAAATATTGCCAATAAATATAAAGCAGGTGTTGGTCTGAAATATCTTGATGATTTTATTAATAGTCAGGTTCTAGAAACAAGCATAGAATCGTTTTTAGCCGAAAATAAATTAAAGCAGACTTCGGTTAAAGATTTTGAAACGTATTTAAAAACTCAAACAGATAAAGATATCGATTGGTTTTTTGAGGACTACTTGACTACCAGAAAAAAAATCGATTTCAAAATTAAAAGAGTTCATAAAACGGAAGACTCCATCACATTAACCATTAAAAACAAACGGGATAACAGCATGCCTGTTTCTCTATATACACTCCATAATGACAGTGTGATTTCAAAACGTTGGATTGAAAATATCACCAACACTAAAACCATTACTATCCCTAGAGATAGCGCCAATAAACTTGTGCTAAATTATAATAAAGTTATTCCAGAGGTAAATATTAGAGACAACTGGAAATCGTTAAAGGGGTTCTTTTTTAATAATAAACCGCTTCAGCTTAGGCTATTCAAGGATATTGAAGACCCTTATTACAATCAGGTGTTTTTTATGCCAACTGCTGAATTTAATAATATCTATGATGGATTCACACTTGGGGTAAGGGCCTATAACAAGACCGTATTAAGAAAATTATTTAATTATAAAATCGAACCACAATATTCATTCAAATCCAAATCGTTAACAGGATCTGCTTCAGCTACCATGACGCATTATTTAGACAGTGGCCTTTACTCAATAAACTATGGTTTAGGTGCTGGCTATACCTCGTATGCAGAGGGGTTATTTGTTAGACAGCTAACCCCAACCTTAGCACTTCAATTTAGGGAGAAAGATGATTTTAGATCCAATAAAAGAAAGTCCTTGGTTTTAAGATATATTGATATCCAAAGGGATGAAGACGTTAACAATATTATAAACAGTACCGAACCCAACTACAGTGTTTTTAATTTAAGATATATCCATTCTAATGATAATTTAATAAATTTCAAAAAATGGTATACAGATTTCCAAATTGCTAAAACATTCTCCAAAGCTTCATTCAATTATGAATACAGGCGTTTATTTGAAAGCAACAGGCAATTAAACCTTCGATTTTTTGCAGGTACTTTTATTAAAAACAACAATGAAGCTGGGTCAGATTATTTTAGTTTTGCACTAGACAGACCTACAGATTATTTATTTGATTATAACTATTTAGGAAGGTCTGAAGCCTCTGGAATATTCAGTCAGCAATATATTGATGCTGAAGGCGGTTTTAAATCAAAATTGGAAACACCGTTTGCGAACCAATGGATTACTACGTTCAACGCGAGTACCACACTTTGGAGATACATCTTGGCTTATGGTGACATTGGGCTTGTTAAGAATAGATTTAATAGTCCGAAATTTGTGTACGATTCGGGTATAAGAGTAGATTTGGTGACCGATTATTTTGAAATCTATTTCCCCCTATATTCTAATCTAGGGTGGGAAATGGGTTTGCCGCATTATGATGAACGCATAAGATTTAAGTTTACACTAGACCCACAATCCCTTTTGGGCCTATTTAGAAGACGTTGGTTCTAA